The Alosa alosa isolate M-15738 ecotype Scorff River chromosome 11, AALO_Geno_1.1, whole genome shotgun sequence sequence TACTCCTCATCCCAGTCCACCACGTCGTCGTCGGTCAGCACCACCACGTGGCACTCCCGCTCGCCGCTCTGCGCGCTGGCCACCATCAGCGGCAGCACCATCTCCTCCAGGTAGAACTCAAACTGCCGCCGCGCTCCGTCGTTGGACAGCTCGTGCATTAGGGCACCTGCAGCCCGCAATAAAGCACAGGACGCCTCGATTAGCTTCCGTCAAAAAACACACGCCTAAAATCAGACTGGCACACTGGACATTAGCTTCCCACTGTGCTAGAGCACTGTCCAGAATAGCCGAAACCAATTAACGCTTTACAGCTGATCAATACTCCGAGCCATGATGCAGACCTTGTTACAGCTGACGAGCAGCCAGACCACTGAAGGCACTGTATCAGAGTTGACCTACTTCCTGAATAGCAACTCACTGAATGACAAACACCAAAAATAAAACCTTTGTCAGTAGGCACTCTCATGCTAGAGAGGAAATGAGGATTAGAACACAGCaaccaaatgaaaatgaatcatcATAACAGCACTAATAAGAACATTCGAGTGACCTGTCTAACTGGGTTAGTGCATCCTACACGTCAGGACTATCTGGTATTTTCTGAGGCCTATAACATTTACTCACTCAGGTCTCTGCACTTGATGGTGCTGCAGTCGAAGGAGATGCAGAGGTAGTCACATGCCTCTCTCAGCTCTGGAATGGAGATCCCATCAGGGCAGCGGATTATCCCCGACTTGTAGTAATCCTGCGTAGGGAAGCGGGTAGGGGGAAAATATAAACAGGCGGCCATTACTtcaacagcacagcagagcacagcacacagcctgGTAACCAGACCAGGCGTGGAGCGAGCGCCCTTCACCcctcccactcctctccccaTCATGGCAGATCCATTTACAGTGAGGGAGGCAGCCGCTAGCTCACACACAATCGCACGAGAGGCACTTGCCTGCCATCTCGTTGAAAATGCCCGAGGTCTCCTGCGGAGTGTGCGTTCCTCGTtgccctgattctgattctggtGCTGCCATGGAGCGACAGCACCTGCTGCTCACAAGCAGCGTGATCACAAAATAACCAAGAAGATTCAAAAATTCAAGCACACAAATACATCAGTTTATGCTCGTCGCGAACAAGAACTAGGCGGATAAGTCCAAGACAAAGCCGTGTCCTGTATCCTAGGCAATACAGCACACAAATATAGCAACACCCAGGCTATCAGCCCCAGCGGAAGCACAGTAACAACGGAACAAACACAAGGCAAATTGGACTGGGAGAAACATTGCTCACAGATACCTCACAGCTTCCTCCTGCTCAACAGCCCCAAAGACATGAAGACGTCGAAAAGCGTTGAATGGCACAACTTGTGCATGCAGAAATGAAAGCTCTGGCATGTTGTTCAGTATTAATAGTTGATCCCTGAAAATCTGTGTTATGTAAGACACCACACATAATCTGCTGGCCCGTAAACTCTTGTGTAGCCGGTTGTATCAAATGCAAACAAAAATTCACCATCACAAAAATCCTCTAGGTATGTATGCAAATTCTACCATTGccaaatacataaacacagcATTATAAAAGATACAGGGCATTTCAGGgtcaaaacaaaaaagccaatgATCAAAACAACCACAGAGACTAATATGGTTAAAGGCATAagtctttttgttttttcataatTTAGTGACTTTCACTTAAGACAATCTATCTGAAGTGTTCTTTGTTTTGGCGATCCTCTTTGTGCAAAATAACACAGAGTCGATGATTGCAGCATTATTTTGTTAATTACAGTAACCTAATCAAATTTCTTGTGGCTTGAACATAACATCATACACTTTCTGTGCCAAACACAATGATCTCATATCATGCGTTATGACACACATTACACTTGACAGTGAGAATTTCCCTTCACTCTTTTGTAAGGTCAGGAGTCACAAATCCTAAAAAAAATTTACTTAGGGAACAGTGTATGCAGGTTAGAAATCAGATCAACATCTAGTTTGTAATCTGGCTGTGTCCGTCATCAGGATTACTAATATAATTTATACTTTATGGACATACATCTCTGGAATTCAGTACTTATTGTCAGTAGTATTCAtgttaatttattgttattcaTTTATTATTCTCCTTTTATCTGTTTCCatctattttatttataatcTCTATGAGTTAGCAtttatgtgacaaataaatcttGAACTTGCTGCAAAATATTCAAGAACACAGTCAAGCAACAAACTCATGCAAGGAGCTACAGTCAAGCAACCCAAGACTTCCTTTGAGACCATCAATATGACTGAGTATATGCTCTGGCTGCCATACCAACTGGCTAGGTCACTACCGCCTTGCCCTTACGCAACATTAATGTGGATCTCGCAACATTATTGTGGATTCTTTGCTATCTTTGCAATAGGCAGTTATGTTCCACATCCTCTAGCTATGAGCTGTTAATGTTAGAAGTAGGAAACTAGTGGTATAAACCATCAATGACAAACTAACATTAGACTCATATTAGACTATTATAAGTACAAGATTTCCAGTAATCTCAGATTAAAAGTCCAacacatgtaggctaatgaAAGTGGTGGAAGCAGggtctgtcttgtctgtctaGTGGGTAGAAATGAATCCAAACCTATTTACTACATCTTAAATGAGCTTAAACACAATACAGGAATACCAGACTTGCTTTTGAATTTAGTGATCAAACACACCGTTTCAGTAAAGTGCTGGCTTCATAGCCTGACCACAATAAAAAGTAACATTAACGCAGCTGATGCAAGGCATCAATTGGCCTGTCCCTGCCAAAATTTCAAATGCCCTGAACAGAAtttgcacacactgacacatagacaGATGAAACAGCATATAGCGGGCAGAggcataataacaacaatatttaTACTTGCTCATCTATAGCCAATTGTAATATTAAGCCGTGTGTTGTAAAGCATTTTTAAGACCGTAAACCCAAGAGAATGTAAAGCTTATCTTTCATATTTATCAGTCAGACAGTACTCATGATCGGTAAGGGGAGAAAGAAAAACTTGGTGAACTTGTTTTTGACGTTTTAATCATATCAACATAGCATCACTCAAGTTAAAAAGTGAAGTATTCGATGCTCCTATCCTGCTATTTCAATATGGTCATTTACACAAATCTTTATGCTTCTTTGTAAAATAAAGGGATCATCGTTCTAGCTACAGACAGTGTTTGAAATGCTGTTGCTACAGTTTACTGTTAGTCATGTTAAATATTTTCCCTATAGACTATATTATACTTTAGTTTGATTCAAATCAGCCTTTTCACCTTCTCTATGAATTGCACAGCAAAGCAATGCCCTGCACATTGCCATCAGCCCAAACAAGAATCACCACATGATTAATAAACAAGCTCAGACATCTGCAAGTTCAGTGAAAACTCAGTggtttctccttttctccctgtCACTTGCTATCGGCCCAAACAAGAATCACCACATGATTAATAAACAAGCTCAGACATAATTCTATTCCAAAGCCAACAGGAACTGGTCTATGGCTCTGCTGAACGGTAATCTGAGAGGTTGCAGAAGCCTCCTTACCAGAATGGCCCGGAACACCGTGGAGCTGATTCCCTCGGCCACCTCATACTCTCCCTTCTCATTAGGTCTGGTGAAGTTGTACTCCCTTCCAGATCCAAACATTCTACAACAAAGcaagacagacacactcttTAAGCATGTCAAATTGACCAAGTGTGGGCAAAACGTAGAGTGTGTTGGAGTGAATGGCCGCACCTGCCCAGCATGGTGTTGGGCTGAGCTGTGAAGACGGAGGGGTCAACTACAAAGCGTGTGTTGTCCACGATCAGCGTGACTCGCTCACAGGTTCTGATGCTGCGCAGGCCCTCCTTGGCGCTGTCGTAGATGTAGGTCAGGTCGGTGGGGCTGTGACCCTTACAGGACAAGTCGGCACTCAGCAGGCCACTGGTGGCTGCTCGCAGGGGCCGGGGGCTGGTGGAGTATGGAGGAGGACCAGAGTCACGGTCTGTGGGGATGAACATGCAGGACAACATGTTTAAACCCTTGAGGCATGAGGCCACTGGAAGAGGACTTTTCAGGCCATATGGTCAtaagtaataatataataagtGCAATATTCAACACAATAATGGTTAAAGTGACAGtgtgtggaaatgtgtgtgctAGTTTTGATGTCATCTACAAGTTCATTGTAATGGCATACAGTTATCTAAACCTAAGggcagataaatgtgtttatcatTCTCACTAGTCACACAGGCTAGGCACTTCCACCATCCCCATGAGAGAAAAGCTTTCATAGCTTAGTTTCCAAAAGACATAAAAAGCAGACCTTTTAGGGAGTTCCCACCCAGACAAAACACTCACTGGTCCTTTAAATAATTTACTTTGTAGAGAAGATGGATCAAAATATCTGGAGAAGAATGAATGGGAATGAGTCTGCACTCCACTCAGCCTGTTCCTGTGTTCATGCTACAATGGTCATTTCAGCACTGAATAAGTACTGCATCATATATTCCATAACTACTGCACAGTCTCACAAAGCTGCTGTGCAGCTGGACCTGAGTGGGCCCTCACCGCTGTGCTGCAGGCGGGTAGGTGAGGTCACATTCCGGATGCAGGGCGTGAGCTGGCCCTCGCCACGCTCATGGGAGGAGTCTCGGGAGCGGTCGCTGGGTCGCCGGTGTTCTCTGGAGTGTTCCGGCCCACCGCTGGCTCCCTGCAGGCTCATGGTCACCAGCTCCGACTCCAGCGTAGAGCCTCGCGACTGGGCACTGAGCAAAGGCAGCAGGAAGGTTAAAATAAAGTCATCTGAGGACCTCTCAGCAGCATGCAGCCCTTTCATTAATACATGATGCAACCTAAAAATGGACATTGTATAGTCAAATCAGGTCATTTTAGACCATTTTATTAGAAAACAGGCAAACATTACACATTTGTTGTTAATATGTTATTACCACTGTATGTCTAACTTTCTGACTGAGCAAACGTAGAACATATACTAAGACTATTTAAACATTTGATCATTGCAAGAACTAGATGGCAACACCTCAGTGCAGCATGCAAGACTTGTCAATGAAATGTCCCTCCTCATTCCACATGGACAAAGTCATGCTCAGAGGAAGAGCCAGGGCACAGAACAAAGAAGCTACATCTCAACTGTTTCTCTTGACAGTTCCAGACCGATCTTAATCCCACAATAATGTGAATCTACTAAAGTATTACAAATATTTAAAATCATAATTACATATTCTTTTAAAAAGGTTAAGTCATTATGATAATGACAGAAAAAGGTGACAGGACTCAACAAGGATGTTCTTGCATTGTTCTATTTGACAGATACTGTAGGTTTAAGTAATACTAATTTTTAAAGATATCTATATAAAGAAAATATATgaagaaaatatattaaaaaataagtcTTGCCTAGCCAATATATAAAATCCTCCAATACAAATAGATAAAACATTATGCTAAAGCTCATTTCATTCATGGCTCAACATAGACAGAACATGATCTGGCCAAACTGCTGGACCAACGCTTGACATTTGATGTGTTCTGGGACCTCATCATAAGAACTGCTCAAGTCATAAAAACCCTCTTTACTATTGTGTATGCTTATCCCAACTACATTAAAGAGGATGTTGTCACCAGAAAATTAGGTCAGCTAGATAGCTGCCAACATCCAGCACAGAGACGTGCTGAAGTACCCTGAGCCTCAGGGAAGAAACACAATGGAAAAGCATTGTGAGACTATGCATCTCTGAACATGACTTTTGTTTGATGATGAGGGGCACTAGTGAAACTCAGTGTTTCagacagattattattatttatttattttttatctacgAAGCAGATGCCCTTTACTTAAAAGAAAGGTTCCAATCAATAATGCACCGCGCTGACACAGGCGGGCTAATGTTACACTGGAATGCGCCTAAAGACTTCAAGGGCAGAAAAGCGAAGTATGTTTTGATTTGACTGCATCAGAATATCACTTCATTGCGATATTATCTTAGATCATTAAAACGTTCAATAATTTGAGTTACTAAAAGCAGATTAAACGACGTGTGGTTTTATGAAAGTCCAAAGCATAATTGCATCGCCAAACAGAAAAAAGAACCCGATCACCTACCCCTCTTTACCACAATGCGCTTTAAAGACAAGGCAGCAACACGGAAAGATCTGGGGGATAAGAGCATAAAAGACTTGCGGTCCTCCAAACAATGCGGGCTTCCCAGCTGGTTTAGCATCCTCTGGCATTACTTTCCAACTTCTGCATATTTCGCATACTCCCTGACAACTTGTAAGGTGTGCATACAGCTAACACTATTCCTTTGTCGACCACAAAGGGAGGGCACGGGGACAGTCATTAAGAATCGTAACAGGAGTGCCGTAAGAAATGAATGGCCGTTTGCTTTATCCAAGACTGACATGTGCGGCAGCCTTGCTGACGTAGACCGACCTTTATCTCTGTATTGTAGCTATTCTGTGACCGCGCAGGATCCTCCTCCAATTGGCAACGACCGTCGTATTCAATGAGGTGATTTGGAGGGGGGTGATTAAATATATGTACAGCACAAGATAGCAAAGATGTTCTTATAGTCTTACACTATCAAGAGGCGTGTCATTCAGGATGTTGCAAGCAACGATGCAGTGATTGTCGGTGCGCTTAGAGTAACCCAATGATTTGAGCGCGTGTATCTGACAAAACGTTTGTAACATGAAGGTGAAACTGCGATGATCACCGATTTATGGGCAGTATTAACAATTTTGGATTCATTAGCCTACGGGGGGGGGTTATACCATATTATTGAACGAGAGAGGAAGTGAAGGTATTCATATTCACCATTTGCTCCAATATAGCAGACACGAACCTTTAACAATTTCAATCACCAACTGCATAAAGCATAAAGGCGTTTCTCAATTGTTTTGGCCCAGAACACCTATAGCACCAAACTGAATTGAGGGTGGCGCTGCAGACCTTCACACAAATGAAAGAGGTTCCTTGCCCCGTTAAGCTTTGAATAAAGTCAGAAcagaagaaaaaacacaaacattggAAACCCAATGGGTCTGGGACATTCTGGTTAAAtatataatgataaaaaaaagcaTTTCCCAATCAAAATTGAGCATTAGATTGGTAAACATAGCTGAACTCTTCCTccatcatgtaggcctattataaaATACTGTGACAAGATTCTCATTCATGGTAAAACTTACAAACGAGATGAATGGTTCCTGCTTCGCAGCCTGTGCATATTCAGGAGAGTGCAAATGTTTAATGCTGAATTTAGGATGCATAGGTTCATTTGATAACTGCAAACTGGACTGGATTTATTCAGAATTTTCATTTTTTGATGTAAACACAACTTGTTAGGGAATTCAATTGACAAAGGATAGCTGCATAGTTGTCTTGTTTGCCAACAGCCCAGGCATGATTGTGCACTTTGCTGCAAAAAGTTCTAAATTTATCTAAATGTTGGTTTTAAACTGTAATGAACATAAAAACAGAAGTGTCTTTTTCATTTCTTAAAACCATTCAGGACATGATTAACATATCCACCCCACTGCAGACCTCAGCTACTTTAGGTTCAAGGAGTCAGATTGGTTTATTTTATATGGACTATTTCAAGAGCAtcctatgtccccacacacattTAGACCATGTTCTCTGAtcattagcctacttccagATGGATCATGAGATTCTTCCCAAGACAACAATGAGAGGCTCTGATCTAAATGTATGCTGTAAACTGCATCTGTGTGCTATAATGTAGTtcagaaagtattcacagcgcttcactttttccactttttgttatgttacagccttattccaaaacggattattcatttttttatattctaCACATAATACCCCATAATGACAACTTAAGTTTGAGATTTTTGCAaatgtattaaaaaataaatcacttgTATACAAGTGTAtacataagtattcacagcCTTTGCGATCAAGCTCAAAATTGAGCTCAGGTGCATTCTGTTTCCACCGATCATCATTGAGATGTTTCTACAGCttaattggagtccacctgtggtaAATTCAGTTGATTGGACATGATTTGGAAAGGTACACACGACAGGATTGTCTTGaggcacagatctggggaagggtaCAGAAACTATTTCTGCTGCTTTAAAGGTCCCAATGAGCACAGTGGCCTCCATCATCCATTGAGGGAAAGATGAATGCAGCAATGTACAGACATCCTGGAAGAAAACCTGCTCCAGAGC is a genomic window containing:
- the btbd10a gene encoding BTB/POZ domain-containing protein 10a isoform X2; this translates as MASCPLSYDSNSSDNETWDHKANCRSRKLCKHSSAQSRGSTLESELVTMSLQGASGGPEHSREHRRPSDRSRDSSHERGEGQLTPCIRNVTSPTRLQHSDRDSGPPPYSTSPRPLRAATSGLLSADLSCKGHSPTDLTYIYDSAKEGLRSIRTCERVTLIVDNTRFVVDPSVFTAQPNTMLGRMFGSGREYNFTRPNEKGEYEVAEGISSTVFRAILDYYKSGIIRCPDGISIPELREACDYLCISFDCSTIKCRDLSALMHELSNDGARRQFEFYLEEMVLPLMVASAQSGERECHVVVLTDDDVVDWDEEYPPQMGEEYSQIIYSTKLYRFFKYIENRDVAKSVLKERGLKKIRLGIEGYPTYKEKVKKRPGGRPEVIYNYVQRPFIRMSWEKEEGKSRHVDFQCVKSKSITNLAAAAADIPQDQLVVMHPGPQVDELDILPNHQLQPSYHYEPEPDTPSPAT
- the btbd10a gene encoding BTB/POZ domain-containing protein 10a isoform X3 — its product is MSLQGASGGPEHSREHRRPSDRSRDSSHERGEGQLTPCIRNVTSPTRLQHSDRDSGPPPYSTSPRPLRAATSGLLSADLSCKGHSPTDLTYIYDSAKEGLRSIRTCERVTLIVDNTRFVVDPSVFTAQPNTMLGRMFGSGREYNFTRPNEKGEYEVAEGISSTVFRAILDYYKSGIIRCPDGISIPELREACDYLCISFDCSTIKCRDLSALMHELSNDGARRQFEFYLEEMVLPLMVASAQSGERECHVVVLTDDDVVDWDEEYPPQMGEEYSQIIYSTKLYRFFKYIENRDVAKSVLKERGLKKIRLGIEGYPTYKEKVKKRPGGRPEVIYNYVQRPFIRMSWEKEEGKSRHVDFQCVKSKSITNLAAAAADIPQDQLVVMHPGPQVDELDILPNHQLQPSYHYEPEPDTPSPAT
- the btbd10a gene encoding BTB/POZ domain-containing protein 10a isoform X1: MPEDAKPAGKPALFGGPQVFYALIPQIFPCCCLVFKAHCGKEGAQSRGSTLESELVTMSLQGASGGPEHSREHRRPSDRSRDSSHERGEGQLTPCIRNVTSPTRLQHSDRDSGPPPYSTSPRPLRAATSGLLSADLSCKGHSPTDLTYIYDSAKEGLRSIRTCERVTLIVDNTRFVVDPSVFTAQPNTMLGRMFGSGREYNFTRPNEKGEYEVAEGISSTVFRAILDYYKSGIIRCPDGISIPELREACDYLCISFDCSTIKCRDLSALMHELSNDGARRQFEFYLEEMVLPLMVASAQSGERECHVVVLTDDDVVDWDEEYPPQMGEEYSQIIYSTKLYRFFKYIENRDVAKSVLKERGLKKIRLGIEGYPTYKEKVKKRPGGRPEVIYNYVQRPFIRMSWEKEEGKSRHVDFQCVKSKSITNLAAAAADIPQDQLVVMHPGPQVDELDILPNHQLQPSYHYEPEPDTPSPAT